One Vespa velutina chromosome 19, iVesVel2.1, whole genome shotgun sequence DNA segment encodes these proteins:
- the LOC124955785 gene encoding uncharacterized protein LOC124955785, whose protein sequence is MNSKEDGKIQGKSETRLDGGLQKSDNQKTEQGNRLSKATKIQNKVSDEQLKLNNNVSESDVKSVLPSKSSIVVSNGTSLMQATTSGCSHSLEQVTVSDTPNANSSSTFVNTTSVISHIANTNSASQLKHKTIVYANTLNLLKPQMHLNLSSNQLNCHPTNTVTSVSYSSVNASNANTHLNTSISNSSTISQHLSSNRSNDDTDMKNNVDYASEIEKCPSKVSCSSDSSPEADHLCTSKSYTPASVLNNIGGSIGSTSQGTCCFLRPNINGNREVAGPSGLQRCFQKDTIDRRDSSSGNEGDMSDGEDYCIYTYKGNDNIVNLDQKEEVNQGQVVEHEIGQCHSGRSSPEMDFLEMDFDPGPSCEQDTGDSDLASINEDIQNITLDNAEADPVLNDLSSGKVVSRQGIATVPQHNAQTGQNVTHTAIQQCSNSRSTSEQSSKQIYSSSWMPSTSSGTGCHSNLHGRTESIGFHRNLGCPLRESYGYHNTSGDLISPGDNRDSDSELWSETSTVSIPGNSNLNSRKVNLSSTLYHRMMAKKLMLNKQTAFNQSGDSNLENELCNEQIDGLPPVEKIMLWSEQEATVKQVTQIATSACGATSAINALLALDVSFSLEVLVKAVSTRLRDLGSPLPQYLMSRSLAGSTHKDIAKGISLSTSGAVITKFFSFYPERKVSLSHWLHYWISKGAAPIATLNLQHCGEGSDIPDAWHHQMIFGVGQAGIYLTNPLQCLPEQLVWHQLVSPSILLVRRADVLARWNVNTDLTLLAKMDQKWRKLNVLGQVVNMIREAMNQRQQPNVTTIGTTHIRIPASYQAGITLVMCADSAAATELLHAEQLPLL, encoded by the exons ATGAATTCCAAAGAAGATGGAAAGATACAGGGAAAATCTGAAACAAGATTGGATGGTGGCTTACAAAAAAGTGATAATCAAAAAACTGAACAGGGAAATAGGTTATCCAAAGCAactaaaatacaaaataaagtATCAGATGAGCAGttgaaattgaataataatgttaGTGAGAGTGATGTAAAGAGTGTATTACCTTCCAAATCTTCAATAGTGGTTTCTAATGGAACAAGTTTGATGCAAGCTACTACATCGGGTTGCAGTCATTCCTTGGAACAAGTTACTGTTTCTGATACACCAAATGCAAATTCATCTTCCACTTTTGTAAATACTACAAGTGTCATATCGCATATCGCAAATACTAACTCTGCAAGTCAATTGAAGCATAAGACCATTGTATATGCAAATACTCTTAACTTGCTTAAGCCTCAAATGCACCTCAATCTTTCTTCCAATCAGTTGAATTGTCATCCGACTAATACAGTTACATCAGTTTCTTATAGTTCTGTCAATGCATCAAATGCAAATACACACTTGAATACATCTATATCAAATTCGTCCACTATCTCACAGCATTTATCTAGTAATAGATCGAACGATGATAcggatatgaaaaataatgttgaTTATGCatcagaaatagaaaaatgtccTTCTAAAGTTTCCTGCAGTTCAGATTCCAGCCCAGAAGCTGATCATTTATGTACCTCAAAATCTTATACGCCTGCTAgcgtattaaataatattggaGGAAGTATAGGTTCAACTAGTCAAGGAACTTGTTGTTTTCTAAGACCTAATATCAATGGAAATAGAGAAGTTGCCGGACCAAGTGGTTTACAAaga tGTTTTCAAAAAGATACAATTGACAGAAGAGATTCTAGTTCCGGAAATGAAGGAGATATGTCAGACGGAGAagattattgtatttatacgtataaaggGAATGACAATATAGTTAATTTGGATCAGAAAGAGGAAGTCAATCAAGGCCAAGTTGTAGAGCATGAAATCGGACAGTGTCATAGTGGTAGATCTAGTCCAGAGATGGACTTTCTAGAAATGGACTTTGATCCTGGACCTTCTTGCGAGCAG GATACAGGAGACAGCGATTTGGCTTCTATAAATGAAGACatacaaaatataacattAGATAATGCAGAGGCAGATCCTGTTTTAAATGATTTGAGTAGCGGTAAAGTTGTATCCAGACAAGGAATAGCAACTGTACCCCAACATAACGCTCAAACCGGACAGAATGTTACCCATACAGCCATTCAACAATGTTCTAACAGTCGATCAACCAGCGAGCAAAGTTCCAAACAAATTTATTCATCTTCTTGGATGCCAAGTACTAGCAGTGGAACTG GATGTCATTCCAATCTTCATGGAAGGACAGAATCTATTGGATTCCATAGAAACTTAGGATGTCCTCTACGTGAATCTTATGGATATCATAATACAAGTGGTGACTTAATATCTCCTGGAGATAATCGAGATTCTGACTCAGAGTTATGGTCAGAGACCTCTACTGTATCCATTCCAGGAAActcaaatttaaattcaagAAAAGTAAATCTTAGCTCTACCCTTTATCATCGAATGAtggcaaaaaaattaatgcttAATAAACAAACTGCTTTTAATCAGAGTGGCGATTCAAACTTG GAAAATGAACTATGTAATGAACAAATTGATGGACTTCCACCggttgaaaaaataatgttgtGGAGCGAGCAAGAGGCTACGGTTAAACAAGTCACTCAAATCGCAACTTCTGCATGTGGTGCTACTTCTGCCATCAATGCTTtg ttgGCCTTGGATGTTTCCTTCTCTTTAGAAGTATTGGTAAAAGCTGTAAGTACTAGATTAAGAGATCTTGGTTCACCACTTCCACAATATTTAATGAGTAGATCATTGGCGGGTTCAACTCATAAAGACATAGCAAAAGGAATATCATTATCGACAAGTGGAGCAGtcattacaaaatttttttccttttatcctgAAAGAAAAGTTTCACTTTCACATTGGTTACATTATTGGATTTCTAAAG gaGCTGCACCTATAGCTACATTAAATCTACAACATTGTGGTGAAGGTTCTGATATTCCAGATGCGTGGCATCATCAAATGATATTTGGCGTAGGACAAGCAGGCATATATTTAACGAATCCTTTACAATGTTTACCAGAACAG CTAGTTTGGCATCAGCTTGTTAGCCCTAGTATTTTATTAGTGAGACGAGCTGATGTGTTGGCACGTTGGAATGTAAATACTGATTTAACACTTCTTGCAAAGATGGATCAGAAATGGAGGAAACTTAATGTTTTAG gACAAGTTGTAAATATGATACGAGAAGCAATGAATCAGAGACAACAGCCTAATGTTACAACTATTGGTACAACTCATATTCGTATACCTGCATCTTACCAAGCAGGCATTACATTAGTTATGTGTGCTGATTCTGCAGCTGCTACTGAATTGTTACATGCTGAACAATTACCATTACTCTAG
- the LOC124955796 gene encoding nucleic acid dioxygenase ALKBH1 isoform X3, translating into MMKICKMSGVMVKNIKTHFTNDTYEKKFGLKCSKDWKIYELLNIPGLIFIKNPFTTSGHHYWIIKCLKDYSRKPNKLNLDAHNILTDETWWDICFRSNNNNRAESLLPKLRWATLGYHHDWDTKVYSENSKTPMPIELIELTQFLARVLNFPEFKAEAAIINYYRMNSTLAGHTDCSEPNVEAPLFSISFGQTAIFLIGGLSQEDPADALFLRSGDIIVMTGKSRLRYHGIPKILSSQLVPWDMDETETNENDWIHAKKYISKARININVRQVLKASQLTLS; encoded by the exons gggTTAAAGTGTTCCAAAGAttggaaaatttatgaattgttaaatattccAG gacttattttcattaaaaatccaTTTACGACAAGTGGTCATCATTATTGGATCATAAAATGTTTGAAGGATTATTCGAGGAAaccaaataaattaaatttagatgctcataatattttaactgATGAAACTTGGTGGGACATATGTTTCAG gtccaataataataatagagcaGAAAGTTTACTCCCAAAGTTAAGATGGGCAACACTGGGATACCATCACGATTGGGATACAAAAGTATATTCTGAAAATTCTAAAACACCTATGCCTATTGAACTTATTGAATTAACACAGTTTCTGGCTAGGGTATTAAATTTTCCGGAATTTAAAGCAGAAGCAgctattatcaattattatcgaatgaatTCTACGTTAGCAGGACATACTGATTGTTCTGAACCAAACGTAGAAGCACCGCTTTTTTCCATTAGTTTTGGACAGACTGCTATATTTTTGATAGGTGGTCTTTCGCAAGAAGATCCTGCAGATGCTTTATTTTTACGAAGCGGTGACATAATAGTAATGACTGGTAAATCGCGTTTAAGATATCATGGAATACCTAAAATTTTATCATCCCAATTAGTTCCTTGGGATATGGATGAAACAGAGACTAATGAAAATGACTGGATTCATGCcaaaaaatacatatctaaagctagaataaatataaacgtaagACAAGTATTAAAAGCTAGCCAATTGACtttatcttaa